The Orcinus orca chromosome 1, mOrcOrc1.1, whole genome shotgun sequence DNA window GCTAAAAGTGTGGGcaaaatagtagtagtagtaataataataatgatcccCTAGTGTGCCAGCCTCTATTCAGAATACAAAGGCAGGTCCTTGTTGGAGAAAATTACATCCTAAAAATAGACCATTAACTACAAttgctgtcttttcttcttctattccCGGCTGGCTGTCCCCGCTGTCTGAcctgtctcttcctctctccctgcaaCCCCAGATGGAGTGGCCGCCTTCCACGCCTTCCTGAAGACAGAGTTCAGCGAGGAGAACCTGGAGTTCTGGCTGGCCTGTGAGGAGTTCAGGAAGCTCCGGTCAGCTACCAAGCTGGCCTCCCGGGCTCACAAGATCTTTGAGGAATTCATCTGCAGTGAAGCCCCCAAAGAGGTCAGAGCCGTGACATATGCCAGGGATCCTGCAGACCCTGCCTGCTCCTTCCCCACTGAGAATCGGGGATGGTGGGGGGCCAGCAAGGAAAGGGCCGAGTTTAGAAATACAGTGGCCTCATTTGGCACAGGAGGCTGGAGACTATAAAGCCAGGCTCCGGGCCACCCCTGCCTCCTTTTACCCTCATACTCACCAGTGGGACCGGAGGGTTTGGCAGGGGTTTTTTGGCTTCTGTCCATATGCACTTCTGTAAACGAAGCCCTTTTTAGAGCTCAAAACACTTACACAACTGGGGAGACAGGTCATCATAGGATAACCTGGCTCATTCCCCTTGTTGACCTGCCTCAGGTCTGTGGTCTGTGGACCTTTTAACCTTCCCCCAGGCCTCCACTGTGTTTGATAGAGAATATGGCGCCACCTTGTGGAGAGAGAGTAGTAATGCCTTGCTTTTGTATCTGTACAATATATTTTCTGAGCACTTTTATTTATTCCATAAAGATTTGTTGAGCATCAGTTACATGCAAGGCAGTATTATAGACATTGAGGATATGGCAATGAACAAAAAGTCTCTACCCCAGTGGGAGAAGGTGACAATAACCAATTAAGTAAATATTGTCAGGGAATGATCTCTGCTCTGATAAAAACAAAGCAGGATATGGAAGGGAATACCAGAGTACGGGGTGGGAGGATGTGAGGTCTTTCCGATTTATAAAGGGAAGTGAGGGGTGGGCTGTTTGATAAGGTGACATGTGAACAGAGAcctgaaaaggaggaaagaacattCTAACACAGGAAACGGAAAGTGCAAAGACCAGAGAGTGCCTGTTGTGACCACAGACCAGCAAGTGGGCCCATATGGAGTAGAGcgtgagggagagagagtgggagaTGATGTCACACAGGTGGCAGATGGCCAGGTGCCGGCCCAGGTGGCCGTGTGGGCTCATTGCACACTTGGGTTTTTCCTCTGAGTGACGGGAAACAACAGAGCTGCTAGCAAACTGACTTGGGTTTTAAAAGGCTCGCTCTGCTGGGTGGAGAATAGAGCCCGGGGTtaaggggagaagagagagacaccAGGTAGCAGGCACTGGCACTAGTCTAGGACAGAGGTGATGGTGACTTGAACCCGGGTTGTTACAGTGGAATGGGTGAAAAGAGGTTGGATTTGTACCCATTCTCAACATATCCTGGGTCATTCTGAGAGACTGGAGGACAGACACTGGATCAGAGGTGGGGACAGGCCCAGAGTTGAAAAGCCCGTTGATGGTCAACTCTGGAGACCCCCGGTTCCGTGTTCGGAATCCAGTGCACCTTCCACTGCCCCACGTGGCAGTCCTCCCGTGCCTGCTggcctcctgcctctgccaccccgTGCCCTGACGCCCACGCACCCACGTGCTTGCCCTCCATCCCACAGGTGAACATAGACCACGAGACCAGGGAGCTGACCAGGACGAACCTGCAGACGCCCACGGCCATGTGCTTCGACGTGGCTCAGGGGAAGACGCGCACCCTAATGGAGAAGGACTCGTACCCGCGCTTCCTGAAGTCGCCAGCTTATCGGGACCTAGCTGCCGAAGCCGCGGCCGCCTCCGCCTCTGCCTCCCCATCCGAGCCCTCGCATACCTGAGCCTCCAGGCTGGGAGGGGGCCGGCCAGGCAGAGAGGTTGGGTCGCCCGTAGCCGAGGCGCCGCCCCCGTGTGGGGGGGCGGGTTCTGCAAAGCCAGAGAGGACAGCGAAGGGAAACGCCCACCCGGTGACACCCTCTCCTCTAGACCCTGCGGGACTGAATTCCGTGTGTGAGAGGGTTCCCCCACTTCTAGGACCTGCGCCCAAGGGCTGAAGAGGAGGGTTGTGTGTGGCTCTCTGGGGGAAAAGAAGGATGGTGCAAGAGTCAGCGTCGGCTCTGGCCCTTCTCAGCGGGGCAAGGGATATTCCAGGGTGCTTTGGGAAACTTGTGGATAAAGGGAAACTTGAAAATGAGTGAGGGAAAGACAAGCAGGTTAGCCGTTCTGCCTGTCCGTCGGTGGACACATCCTGGTTTCCTAGTTCCCAGACTGTCCCGGGCACACAGGGAACCGTGGATGTGGAGCCTTCCCATCCCGTCCTCTTCACCTgcctctgggctgcctggtgggtTCCTTAGCTTGCATTTCTCAACACTCCTGTGTCCAGCCTGGCAGTCTTGTCAAGGCCAGAGAACCAATGTGATGCTTGCCCCAGATGAGATTTTTACCTCAAACACTGGCCTTCAAGCCCCTTTCCAGATCAATAGAGAGCCCTGAAAAGAGGCCATCTTGCTTATGTGAAAGGAACCTTGGTGCTCCTGGTGGCCTCTTGCGGGTGCCCCGACCCTGTGTGTGCATCAGGGTCCACCTGTGAGCAGGGCCCGCTGAGGACCTCTTGCTGGGATGTGCCCTGTCTTAGCTCCGTGCTGCTGTTGAACGTGGGGCCCATCAGGAGAAGGGCATGGGGCCTCTTGGTGAGCGGCTAGTCCAGCTCTTTTGCCGGGCagggtggaaggagggagaaaaggatcCTGAGAAACAAATCTCTTGGCAGTTCCAGAGAATCCTCTTTAAATCAagctcatcttttatttttgtggGTATGAGAACAGCGAAAAAGAGATTCCCCAGGATGGAAGGGGAGCCTCGTGTTTCTTTCCTGTGGATGTGAGGTAACGCTCACTGGGGTGTCGGGAGAAATGAGGCAGGGACCTCAATGAACTTGGACGGACCGTAGaagctgggagtgaggctgggAAGAGCAGGACTGGGGGCAATCAGAACCCGCTGGTCACCTCATGGCATCACTGAGCACACGTTCCGTGGTGGGACTTCTGCCCGGGCCCAGGCTGGGGAGGTGAATTAACCGGGCAGCTCCCCTGTGCCCCAGGAAAATCCACACTGTTCTCTCTGCGCTATGAGCTCCTCCAGGAGACAATTATTTAAGTCTAACATATTGTTGGTTTTGTGACAGTGGTCATGGCACATTATTTTCACTGCTGTTGTCGTGTTGTTGTAttgttatttattgtcatttGAGTTTGCCTCTACTGGAGAATCTCAACAGGAGCTGGCGGCCTGACTGTCTCCCTCTCCACGGACTCTACCTCTTGAACATGCTGGGAACCTCTTAGCGCCTGTCAGGAACTCCTtcctgtttaaatatttatttattgttgacaGCTGGAACTGGTTTTCTAGATGTGAATGATGTACTCGATCCCCATTTTCCTGCTTCAGCATgttattttattgtgaaataaaataaaacccaagtaTGAGATCCTGTCTCCAAGGGCTGTGTGGtcaggggaagagggaaagggaagtaCGGGCGGGAGTCTTGTGGGAGAGCTGGCGTCCGGAGATGCCACAGGATGCATGGGGAGCTTTCGAGGTACGGGCAGAGGTGACTGTTCGAACGGTGGCCACCAGGATGGGTAACTTCATTCAGCTGGTGACAGCCCAACTTGTGTCAAGCCATTGCGTCGTGTTGATTGGACCTGGCTCAGCTGTCATTTCAGAGCCCATCTCCTCTCTCCACCCGGCCCAGCACAAGCCATTCCCAGTTCTTCTTCGAACAGAGCAAGGGGTGGTTGCCCCGGCCAAGTAGCCACACATTATCAGTTGCGGGGGGGGGACTTTTGTGCCATTTTcacctttgcccattttcaattTGCATTAGTATCCTTTTAAGATGTCATATAAATTCAGGGAGTTAGTATTCCTTATAATTTCATAGACGTCTCTGAGATGAGCTTTGGGAAGCCACTTGGTACATGGGACTGTTCCATTCCTGGGGCAGAGGGAATGAGAGGTTAGCGCTGGGCTGGAAAGAACTTTGGGGTAGGCTTGCAAGGATCCAATCTGCTCTCCCTCTGCCGATCACCTACTTGTTCTCCCTCAATTCGTCTCTATGTTGAATGATCTGTTTATATAAAGATAACTGAGTATAGTGACCAGACTTCAGGTACATCGAGTAGAAAACCCCATGGAATCACATTCGAAGCCCAGATCTAAGAGGCGATTCTATGCGTGATGCCAGGAGGGATTCTGAGGTTAAGAGCCTGGAAAGGAAGATGGGAACACACACTGTGGCAGGCCCTGATCTCATTGAGTCCTTACGACagctctgtgaggtaggtatgaTAACCCTAcaatacagatgaggaaactgaagctcctGGGGGCATGGGGGTGGGTGAGTGAGAGGGGAACATGCCCAGGGCAGCTGGCTCGAGAGAGTGGCAGAGATGAGATTGGAACCCAGTGACACCGtgtcgggggggcggggggtgagtCCAGTCTGTGAGGAATGGTCGAGAGATACGATGgatgagggaagaagaaagatggTACCCAGAGAGGTGGGGAGGTAGGAACCTTGTCCTCTTCTCATtaccttccttccatctttctgcctcttttacatGCATTTATTGCATCTAGTGCATTCTATGTGCCTGGCAGAAGACCAAACTAGTAGCCGTACCATCAGCTGCAGGTAGCCTCACTTAATGGTGAGTGGGGATTCTGGGTAACTTTAGACAAGGGCACAAATGTGTATTTTCTGAAGCAGTATGGGTGCCAGTAGGAAAACGTGGGTGTAATCGGCTAGTAATGGAGAAATGAATGGGGGTGATGGACATCCAGTGACTGGGGTGGGTGCTGGCAGGCTCCTCAATCCAGCAAGACCATCCTCAAGGCTTGTTCCCCTCTCCTAGCCCTTCTTCTCACATACAGGGTGGTCTTGGAGCCCATGGCGTGGCCTGAAGGTGGTAGATACTCATTAGAGATAAAGAAGAACGACTCTTGGCTGACCTATACGTCTCCCAGGTGTCAGGCTCAAACCAACACAGGACCTCTACTGTATTGGTTCTCAGAGTGTTTAAGGGATTTCCTGAAAATCACTCAGCCAGCAAGAGGTCTCCAAGATCTTCAAACTCACTGGCTCTGGTCCTCCCCCAGCGCACTTCAGGCTTTGGCTTAGCAGGCAAAGCACTTCCTGCTTCCAGGCAAAGCGGCCTGCTTATGCCTTTCCGGCCTCTGCTCCCAATCGCTCACCTGCCCCTTGAAAACAAAACTTTCACGGTTCCCAGATTCACCCTACTGTTCAAGCCTCCTTGCTTTTGCCTCCTGGACCCCCTCCCTGCTGTGTCCCCTACTCCCATCACTCCTCCATCAGCCTGGGGACGCATCTTTCAAAAGCCGGCTCAAGGGTCTTTCTGCGGCGCCTTCCCTGAGCCTTTGGGTCTGATCCCTGAAGCCTGTGCTTCATGTGCCCCCACTGCTGCGAACCCTCATCGGAGCACTTACAtccctcctttctgtctccctttaCCAGACAGCAAACTCCTGGGGTTTAGGCATGTCCCCCTCTCCAATTTTCTACACCCAGGGCCTAGCATATACATGTTTAGCAGACAGCTCTTACGCTAATGATTAATTTTAAATCCAGCAGGAGAAACGTTTAGATGACCATTTCCAACTTCCTACCAGACTCCTCTCCCTGGACGTCCCACAGGCTCATCGTATGTAGCACATTCAAAGCCAAGGTCATCATCATCCCCCTCAGATATCCACAGCCTCCTGGTCCTGTAACCCCGATAGGGAGAGACGCTGCTTCTCCTCCCGGCTCACCGAGACgtctttatagttttttttttttttaaataaatttatttatttatttatgtttttggctgtgttgggtcttagttgctggacacgggctttctctagctgcagcgagcggggcctactcttcattacggtgcgtgggcttctcattgtggtggcttctcttgttgtggagcatgggctctaggcacgtgggcttcagtagttgtggcacgtgggcttcagtagttgtggctcacgggcttagttgctccatggcatgtgggatcttcctggacaagggctcaaacctgtgtcccctgcattggtaggtggatccttaaccaccgcgccaccagggaaaccctcactGAGATTTCTTAGAGGAACCTTTCATCCTCTTCAACCTAGGCTATAAAAACGACTTCCCACCTGGTGCCCCTCCCCAGTGCTCTCCCCCTCCAGTTCATTTTCCATGCCATGTCAGTCTTTATCCATAAAGCACGGATCTGAGCACGCCATGGCTGCATTTAagcccttcagtggctcccctttGAGTATGAGAGAAAGTCCAGCTCTTACAATGACATACGAGGTTCGTGCTGACCTGACCCAAGTCCCTCTCCTGACTTCGTCCCTGCCCAGATGGCCCTTACAcacatgctgttctctctgcttgtAATGccctctttgtctttcttttaattaGGGGTTGGGGGCTGAGGAGGAGAATGCCCTCCTCAAAAGGCCTCCTGAAAATCTAGCAAAAACATCACCTCCTCAAGTGAAGCCTTCCTTCCCAGACATCCACTGCCCAGAGTTCATCTCTGCCACTTCCATGATTCTAGGACACCCTGTCCTAACCTTGATCGCCTCATGTGTGACATGGCACTGTCACTTGCCTCTTCAcagctctttttctttcactaaacCACTCTCTTCAAGATGGGGAGCCACATTATTTGATAAGATGGGGCAGAACAGACCACGGCTGAGTGATACACAGCTCAGCTCGTGGGGTTGGAATGTCGGGGCTGGAACTGGCCCCTtcgctgtatgaccttgggaagCTACTAAGCCTCTCCAAGGCTTACTTCGCTCATCTGTAAACGAGTGCAGTAAGAGTGCACCCCTCAGAGGGAACACGGAATGAAAGAAAAGTGGCACAGTGCTGATATCCCACGagtattaactattattattatctgattCCAGGTACTCAGCACAGTACCTTGTACACAgtcaataactatttattgacTTTTTGAAAAGAGTGGAAGAGTCACAATTCAAAGCCAGGATTCCAAGTCTACTTTCCCAAGTGTAGTACAGCTGTTTCCAtactgtattttatctgatatgaagaGCATTCCAGAattccagatgaggaaatcaaggactGAGCCATTAAATCCAGACAGTACTCACTCAACCCAGGCTCGTGTATTTCCGCATCAGTGCTGTTGCTTCCGTGTTGGCTGTGGAGGGCTCTGGCCTATCCCTCACCCTCTGCTGCCTCCCTGTGGCCATGTCAGGTCAGGCTATACAAACTTTTCCCTTGGAACTGCTTAACTTTGCTTGGAGTTGGCTCCTTCCTTTGGAATTGTATCCAAGAGGTataacttttagttttgtttattaaTGCAGTTTAATAAAGATGTGAAATTTCAATAGAACTGAAAATTATTAGCATAATTGCTAAGGTACCCCAGGGGGTACAGGGGTTAAAATTAGATTTCTTTAGCCAACAGGGCTGAAATCACCTTTAAAAACTGAAGCTCTTGGCGTGGATGTAGAGAGAAGGGAGAACTTGTGCGCAGTTCGTGGgattgtaagttggtgcagccaggatggaaaacagtatggagcttcctcaaaaaattaaaaatagaactgccacatgatccagcaattctacttcttttttttttttgtagctatATGAGATAacggatgttaactaaacctattgtggtaatcatttcagaGTGTATGTGAATCAAGCCATCATACTATATAACTTAAACTTCTagagtgatgtatgtcaattatttctcaataaacctagagggaatttcctggcggtccagcagttaagactctgagctcccaatgctggggacgcaggttcgatccctggtcagggaactagatctcgcatgccgcaactaaaggagcccacatggggcaacaaagatcctgcatgctgcaactaagacctggcacagccaaataaataaataaatatttaaaaaaaccagtacctacctcataaagATTAGATTATacgattatatatatatatatatatatatatatatatatatataaagggctCAAAACAGTTCCTAGAGCATACTAAAGAGCTACATAAATGCTTGCTACCATcatcattcttcttcttcttaacaTTATTATTAGTTCAGGTAGCAAAAGCGGCATGTGCAGAGACATGGTGGTGGGAAACAGTGTGATGTGATGGGGAACTGGATGGTAGTAGTGGTGATGCCCATGAGGAATCAGGACAGTCAGGGACCATACCAGGACCTGAAATCATGTTACATATTGCATTTCTCCATTATTTATGATCTATTTCTGCCTACTAAGATGCAAGCTCCAGGAAGACCCCCATGAGGCACTTGTGTGATAAATCACTGTATCCCGAGCATTTAGAATAGTCACTGGCAACACtgtcagtgctcaataaatattaattgagcgaATGATGGGTTAAGGATTTTGAACTTTGTCCTGCACACTATGGCGAGTCAGTGAAGCAGGTAATACTAGATGAGAGGCTGAGAAGCAAATCATCAGTTTCTTCCAGTAAGCGATAGGAAGGGCTGAGGTAGTCATCCCCTTGCAGATGAAAGTAGGAGACTTGGGATTGGAATGAGAATGGGGAGTGGCATTCAGGGGCTGGTACCATTCATGgggatggagaaaaaggaaaggagcaGGTTTAGGGAGAGATGAGAATCTCTGTTTGGGACATGTTCTAGATTTGTGGGTCTGAAGttcagcagagaggctggggcTAGAGAGAGAGGCTTGGGAGTCACTGGGGTGTAAGGGGCAACAGAGGTCGAGAGTCTGGATGGCGTGCCGCTGGTGACCAACATGTCACCACACCTTGCTCGCTGTTCATGACCCTCTAGGAAGTTTGTCTCCCGGCAAGACTGGATGTTCTTTGAGGACAGGAATACTTCCCATGGTAGCCTTCAGTATACAGCGTGCATCTCCATGCTAGGAAAATGGTCAGGAGCGGAACTTCTAGAGCAGAAAGGAATCTTAAAAACCATATTAACATAAGAGAATGAGGCCCAACATTGTTCAACCACTTGCCTGTGGTCACTCAGCAAAACAGCCACAGCTCTGGCTGCAGGACCAGGTCTTAAGACTGCCAGCCTTGTGCCCTTTCCAGGAGGCCACATTGCCTCAGGGTGGTGAAATTGACAGCACCCAGGTGAGTGAAGGAGCTTGGGCTTTGGGCTGATCTAGCTTCCTGCAGCCTCCGTTTCATCATCATCAGGATTGTTAGGGGTTGATCGGGTCCGAGTCTCTTgtgatgcaatgaacatagtgCCAGGCACCCTGTCGGTGCctaatacatgtttatttacCATTCATTTCCCTCAAGAAGATAGGGGGTTTGGAACAACGTGGTCAGGTTGGAGCTGTGACCTGAAAGGCTGAAGGCTGAGCAGCACGATCTTGGACATCAAATCAGCCCTCAGCAATCAGTTAAGAGCCAccgaataaatacatgtatatgtataactgaatccctttgctgtacacctgaaattaacatattgttaatccactatactccaatagaaaataaaaggttaGAAAACAAAAGAGCCACTGCTTTCCTCTAGGAGGTTTAAAGGTGCTACTAGCTCAGGCCACCTCTGCTGAGTGTAGGCGTGGTCagtgtcccctccctcctcctttcactCTCCTTTCTAGGCTCCGCCCCGCTGGCTCACTTCTCGACGCTCCAGCCCCAGAAAGAACTGTTTCCTTGCTGGCTACAGTGTTTGAGGGTTAGGTGCTGCCAGAGAAATAACCAAGGAGGAGGCGTCTGTGTTTAGAAGGTAAGGTGGGCAGAAGGAGGAGAGCTGGGAAAGCTTGAGAAGTTGTTTTCTTTGAAGGATTCCTTGGGCTTTGGGGACTGGAGATGACAGTGGGTGTAGaactggaggagaggagagagctcaCAGAGCCAGCTGGTCAGCCCCAGGGGGCCCTTTGGGCCTGAGCCCACCTGAGATTCCCAGGGTTCTGTCACAATCCACACATTATTTATGCAAGTCATCTCAGTTTATCAGGCACATCTTGTCatgtggagaaaatgaaactgaaagcaGGACTCTTCCCTTGCAGTGTTTTTGAtgggttattttcattttctactctGATATTTCACTTGGgggttcttttattattattattatcgtcatttttatttgcatttcctcaaAAGGAGTCCAAGATGTGGTATTCTTAAACGATTGTATTACACTGAAGTTAGCAGTTGGAGGTGGGCTGGAATAAATAAAAGACCGGAGGAGGAAAGAAGTTCGAAGAAACCCTGAGTCTTCCAGGTTTCTTCGagattctttccttctctggtcCTTTATTCCGGCCCACCTCACACTCACTGTCACCGGGAGTGTTTACACAAACATTGGGTCCAGAGAGTTCATTACCGGGTGATTGTGCTTCCGCTGCACATTTGATTAGACCTCTGAGGTAAGGGCTTTGACACTGTCGGAGGGGGTGAGATTGCTGAAAAATGGTTGCTCTGTGAATTTTGCAGCAGATGTAGTTATGTAAATATTCAGGTAACAGTTTGCTGCCATCTGCTGTTTGAATTGGGTCTAAATTGCTCAGAGCTGATCAAGGGCAGTTGGATTAAACTGACACCCCAGGTTCCCTTTTTTGtgtagtgtgtatatgcacaTGGGTGGGGAGACTGGGATTTGTTAACTTTTGTTTTCATAAACGGACGTAATTAgctctaccatttattgaaggcttAATATTTCCCCCTCTCTCTACTTCAATGCACTTTATACGGGGGACTGTATTTATTGTTGCCCCCATTTGAGGGAACAGAAAATTGAGACTTAATAATCTAAGGTTACACGATTAGGAAGTAAGAGTCTAGAATTACACGACCAGGGGCTCAAACTTCGATCTTGCTGAGTTGGGAGTCCGAGTTCTTAACCATACTCTACACTAGTTTGAATAGGACTGCACACATGCAAAGAACCAGGAATGTGCTGAGCGTGTTCAACCAGAAACACAAACTGATGAAAAAcacatattttcttattaaatgagggttctggtttttttaaaaggtcatcTATTCCTAGTAAGAGTATGTTTATATGGCATTGGGAAAAAATGTGTTAATATAGGTTGAGAATCCTAAAAACAATCATAGCCTTTGACTCGGCATTCAGTTCTTTGAAATCTATCATAAGAAATCTATTATAAGATCTATCATAAGAAAACAAGCTAAAGTAAGCTAAATTTGCTCTAACATTATTTCGAATTGTGAAAAAGTAATCATTTTGAAACtctgttttaaaagttattttaaaaatttgctccATAGTAGAGAACTGAAAAACCTCTCTGATGGCATATTGCATAGCCATCAGAATGTTTTAAAAcacttgtagggcttccctggtggcgcagtggttgagagtccgcctgccgatgcaggggacacgggttcgtgccccggtccgggaagatcccacatgccgcggagcggctgggcccgtgagccatggccgctgagcctgcgcgtccggagcctgtgctccgcaacgggagaggccacaacagtgagagacccgcgtaccgcgaaaaaaaccaaaaaaaatcccacttgtAATAACATAggacattatttataataaggcATTAAATGAAAGGAGGCAGGATACAAAGTTACTTACAGAGCATGAGcccaactatttttttaaaaatctatagaaatatactaaaatattaacaataccTGTTCCTGGGCAATGGGAGAATAAAGtaataattttcttgtttaaaatttatatatatttataatattctataataaaaatttctataatagatgtattttgaaaaagttgctagtaaaattaatttctcaaattcaaatgttttcgtttttttataaatttatttatttttggctgcattgggtcttcgttgctgcattcaggctttctctagttgctgcgagcgggggctactcttcgttgcggtgcacaggctcctcattgcggtggcttctcttgttgtggagcatgggctctaggcgcgtgggcttcagtagttgtggctcacgagcttagttgctccacggcatgtggtatcttcccggaccagggcttgaacccgtgtcccctgcattggcaggcagattcttaaccaccgcaccaccagggaagtctaaaTGTTTTCTCACTATTATAAAATTATGAAGTTCCTCTCTCATCTCCAGGTGGAAAGTCAGAAGACTTCAAGAGTATTGTCCTTCCTGATACTGGTGGTCTGTAGCCAGATAATTCTGATTTACCCTGACAGGATTTTCTAAGAGTTCCACGTCTCTTTGATCAAATCCCAAGGAGataagtttttcattttcttgaaaaaaaggcaaaaaatttgTAACCAGTGGTATTTACCATCATGGAGACCAAGAGCCCTAACAATCCTCAGGAAAGACCCACACCCTCTACTAATGGGAGGGTTTCAGAGGAAGACAATCATTTGTTGATTAAAGCTACTAAAGAAGATGACATTGAGCTGGTCCAGCAATTGCTAAAAAAAGGGGCTGATGTCAATTTCCAGGACGAAGAATGGGGCTGGTCACCTTTGCATAATGCAGTACAAAGTGGCAACGAGGACATTGTGGATCTTCTGCTTAACTATGGTGCTGAGCCTTGTCTGCGGAAGAGGAATGGGGCCACTCCCTTCATAGTTGCTGGCATCACTGGAAATGTGAAGGTGCTCAAACTTTTACTTCCGAAAGTAGCAGATGTCAATGAGTGCAATGTTCATGGCTTCACAGCTTTCATGGAAGCCTCTGCGTATGGTAGAGTCGAAGCCTTAAGGTTCCTGTATAACAATGGAGCCAAGGTGAATTTGCATCGAAAGACAAAGCAGGATCAAGAGAAGATTAGGAAAGGAGGGGCCACTGCTCTCATGGATGCTGCTGAAGAAGGGCATGTAGATGTCGTGAGGATCCTCCTTCACGAGA harbors:
- the RGS16 gene encoding regulator of G-protein signaling 16 isoform X2; its protein translation is MCRTLAAFPTNCLERAKEFKTRLGIFLHKSELGSGTGSVGKFEWDSKHSKEGNFSEDVLGWRESFDLLLSSKNGVAAFHAFLKTEFSEENLEFWLACEEFRKLRSATKLASRAHKIFEEFICSEAPKEVNIDHETRELTRTNLQTPTAMCFDVAQGKTRTLMEKDSYPRFLKSPAYRDLAAEAAAASASASPSEPSHT
- the RGS16 gene encoding regulator of G-protein signaling 16 isoform X1 codes for the protein MCRTLAAFPTNCLERAKEFKTRLGIFLHKSELGSGTGSVGKFEWDSKHSKEGRNFSEDVLGWRESFDLLLSSKNGVAAFHAFLKTEFSEENLEFWLACEEFRKLRSATKLASRAHKIFEEFICSEAPKEVNIDHETRELTRTNLQTPTAMCFDVAQGKTRTLMEKDSYPRFLKSPAYRDLAAEAAAASASASPSEPSHT